CGCGGTGTATTTTCCCTTCGCCAACGCCTATATACACCTCCGCGGTTGCTGAAATCACACATCTTATAACATGTCCGCCGATGGTGCTCATATCAGACCGGCCAAAAACTCCGTGCGCGTGACAAAAAGGTTTGCCGTCCTTTATGGCAATATTGCCTGAAATATTTAATATTTCCACAAACTCCACAAAAGCAGAGGTGTCGTAATCCTTCTTGTCCAAATTAAAATACGCGATCTCCAGCTCTTTTGCGGAGCCAATTGACTGAATCCATCCGTTTTCTATTTTGTTAGCAA
The DNA window shown above is from Candidatus Spechtbacterales bacterium and carries:
- a CDS encoding PPC domain-containing DNA-binding protein, whose product is MELIKKSDNSYILRLDPGEEFISSVQDFCVANKIENGWIQSIGSAKELEIAYFNLDKKDYDTSAFVEFVEILNISGNIAIKDGKPFCHAHGVFGRSDMSTIGGHVIRCVISATAEVYIGVGEGKIHREFDKETNLYLLK